The Kordia sp. SMS9 genome window below encodes:
- a CDS encoding nuclear transport factor 2 family protein produces MKKFILLLFILSANVSVFAQELTDIKIIAQKQMEAYNSRNIETYAALFNDNVKVYDFPKTLRFEGKDKLIERYGKMFQNTPELYSFIEKRIVTDNKIIDQEKVIYTKGGTPKEFVVMYVVENQKIVEVYYIKR; encoded by the coding sequence ATGAAAAAATTTATTCTATTACTTTTTATACTTAGTGCGAATGTTTCTGTGTTTGCGCAAGAACTCACAGACATCAAAATCATCGCACAAAAACAAATGGAAGCTTATAATTCGCGAAACATAGAAACGTATGCAGCCTTGTTTAATGATAATGTTAAAGTGTATGATTTTCCAAAAACATTACGCTTTGAAGGAAAAGACAAACTTATTGAGCGCTATGGTAAAATGTTCCAAAACACGCCTGAATTGTACAGTTTTATTGAAAAACGAATTGTTACCGATAACAAAATCATTGATCAAGAAAAAGTAATCTACACAAAAGGTGGAACACCGAAAGAATTTGTGGTGATGTATGTGGTGGAGAATCAAAAAATAGTAGAGGTGTATTACATTAAACGCTAA
- a CDS encoding sensor histidine kinase, which translates to MKLLYYFLCITIWCSVYTVTAQKKSKIDSLKKRLTVQSGIAKVKTLDELTFQLRKKQDSSGIKYAQQGLELSRSIKYVKGEVDAINLLGRIAIFQNRIKDAETYFVEALRIAKKEGYNHGIARGYNELGLLYKNQKKTLKAIDAFLSSSISFEAQKNLKAAIVANRNLGDLYTDVEVYSSALKYYLKGLDLSEKANDSLGLGRIYRQLASLDADRENYAEMLENALQAKRIFTDLERSNDIYPVNILIGMAYDYLNQDEKAEKIYLETLEMASEYDIEDTSDLFHNLATLYKEMGKSEAALEYYKKAQEIFKADKDFPRLTTNYNNLGNLYVSINQKEKAFENFQLSLALQKQVQDSSLLQKTYQSLANYYEQLNEYQIALEYKDSSEYVQSDIYKKIKAADRYQVTYIENKQKEEAAKNKAEFLLKETQRKNQIIIIILVAAILLFFVILRSRKLKQAKKVAELAYEQQKITAQLERELQEKKLEEMLQEQERKAINSMVSGQEEERARIAKDLHDRLGSMLSVVKIHYKSVEDDLEKIKKETKSQYEKANQLLDEACETVRKIAHNMVSGTLTKFGLLPALKELKQKIEETKTIKVELLAHGLDNRLGNSTEIQLYRVVQELLNNVLKHANATEVTIQLLKRENELNIMVTDNGIGFDTQEILYEGMGLRSVKARIVEMGGRVLIDSNKGNGTTVTVEIPT; encoded by the coding sequence ATGAAGCTATTATATTATTTTCTCTGCATTACTATTTGGTGTAGTGTATATACCGTTACTGCTCAAAAAAAATCTAAAATTGACAGTTTAAAAAAACGTTTGACTGTACAATCGGGAATTGCTAAAGTTAAAACTTTGGATGAATTGACCTTTCAGCTTCGCAAAAAACAGGATTCATCAGGAATTAAGTATGCACAACAAGGACTTGAGCTTAGTAGAAGTATAAAGTATGTAAAAGGTGAAGTAGATGCCATAAATCTTTTAGGAAGAATTGCCATTTTTCAAAACCGTATCAAAGATGCCGAAACCTATTTTGTAGAAGCATTAAGAATTGCCAAAAAAGAAGGCTACAATCACGGTATCGCCAGAGGTTATAACGAGCTTGGTTTGCTGTATAAAAATCAAAAGAAAACATTAAAAGCTATTGATGCTTTTTTGAGTAGTAGTATTTCTTTTGAAGCCCAAAAAAACTTGAAAGCTGCTATTGTTGCAAATCGCAATTTGGGAGATTTGTATACCGATGTTGAAGTGTATTCAAGTGCTTTAAAATATTATTTAAAGGGTTTAGATCTGTCTGAAAAAGCAAATGATTCCTTAGGCTTAGGAAGAATATATAGACAACTGGCATCATTGGATGCAGACCGAGAAAATTATGCAGAAATGTTAGAAAATGCTTTACAAGCTAAAAGAATTTTTACAGATTTAGAACGATCAAATGATATCTACCCGGTCAACATACTTATCGGAATGGCGTATGATTATTTGAATCAAGATGAAAAAGCAGAAAAAATATATTTAGAAACATTAGAAATGGCTTCTGAGTATGATATTGAGGACACATCAGATCTTTTTCATAATCTGGCAACTTTGTACAAAGAGATGGGTAAAAGTGAAGCAGCGCTAGAATATTATAAAAAAGCACAAGAAATTTTTAAGGCAGATAAAGACTTTCCACGATTGACAACCAATTATAACAATTTGGGAAATTTATATGTATCCATCAATCAAAAAGAAAAAGCTTTTGAGAACTTTCAGCTGAGTTTAGCATTACAAAAACAAGTACAAGATTCTTCCTTATTGCAAAAAACCTATCAGTCATTAGCAAATTATTATGAGCAATTAAACGAGTACCAAATAGCACTTGAGTATAAAGACTCAAGCGAGTATGTTCAAAGTGATATTTATAAAAAAATAAAAGCGGCGGATCGGTATCAAGTAACTTATATAGAAAACAAACAAAAAGAAGAAGCTGCAAAAAATAAAGCCGAATTTTTGTTGAAGGAAACGCAAAGAAAAAATCAAATCATCATCATCATTTTAGTAGCAGCTATTCTATTATTTTTTGTCATTTTACGAAGTAGAAAGCTAAAACAAGCTAAAAAAGTGGCAGAACTCGCCTACGAACAACAAAAAATTACAGCACAACTAGAACGAGAATTGCAAGAAAAAAAACTCGAAGAAATGCTGCAAGAACAAGAACGAAAAGCAATCAACTCCATGGTGAGTGGGCAAGAGGAAGAACGTGCGCGCATTGCCAAAGACTTGCATGATCGTTTGGGAAGTATGCTTTCGGTAGTGAAAATTCATTACAAATCTGTGGAAGATGATCTAGAAAAAATAAAAAAAGAAACCAAATCACAATACGAAAAAGCCAATCAATTATTGGACGAAGCCTGCGAAACGGTTCGTAAAATAGCGCACAATATGGTTTCGGGCACGTTGACCAAATTTGGACTGTTACCAGCCTTAAAAGAACTCAAACAGAAAATAGAAGAAACGAAAACAATAAAGGTTGAATTGTTAGCGCATGGTTTGGACAACCGATTGGGGAATTCAACGGAAATTCAACTGTATCGTGTCGTGCAAGAGCTTTTAAATAATGTTTTGAAACATGCAAATGCCACTGAAGTCACGATTCAATTATTAAAAAGAGAAAATGAACTAAACATTATGGTTACCGACAACGGAATCGGCTTTGATACACAAGAAATACTGTATGAAGGCATGGGACTTAGAAGCGTAAAAGCTCGTATTGTGGAAATGGGCGGACGCGTACTTATAGATTCTAATAAAGGAAATGGCACTACGGTAACTGTTGAAATACCTACTTAA
- a CDS encoding DUF6565 domain-containing protein, protein MKYFYLSFLLLLLSCHRTTKEEYLGEYQNFIKRIKSNWASYSEKDWSRETVLYETYSKIDYKKFKNQLTMSEKIRVHRYDFAFHLYKGDISIKKILSGEYNAIFKEFAYEFKEILKELLKFPADIRIQSLLKIVDQLIE, encoded by the coding sequence ATGAAATACTTTTATCTATCATTTCTCCTTCTTCTTTTAAGCTGTCATCGAACGACAAAAGAAGAGTATTTAGGAGAATATCAAAATTTTATTAAGAGAATAAAGAGCAATTGGGCTTCATATTCAGAAAAAGATTGGAGTAGAGAAACAGTTCTATACGAAACGTATAGTAAAATAGATTATAAAAAGTTCAAAAATCAACTTACAATGAGTGAAAAAATAAGAGTTCATCGTTATGATTTTGCGTTTCACTTATACAAGGGCGATATCTCAATAAAGAAAATATTAAGTGGAGAATACAATGCAATATTTAAAGAGTTTGCATATGAGTTTAAAGAAATACTAAAAGAGTTATTGAAGTTTCCTGCTGATATAAGAATACAAAGTTTATTAAAGATAGTTGATCAATTAATTGAATGA
- a CDS encoding toll/interleukin-1 receptor domain-containing protein produces the protein MNPVTQHRLIQDIFFSLQTSHSMKEIVAILSGYGITNEAINDYTQTEIKKLLATASDKILLLIADDLKIDTSNYVILKKGKPTQKPKEEYLKKIFISHSSKDKEVVTSFVQLLEVIGIPSENIFCTSLEGYGTTLGNNFIEEIEARLDEDVLVFFMLSDNFYKSPMCLIEMGAAWAKTKSQISVAITPFDLGKIQGVFKHFQGIQIDNELHYDLLKETLETKFGLEPKRPLVWAPKRNIFLNMIKQQIKN, from the coding sequence ATGAATCCTGTAACACAACACCGATTAATTCAAGACATTTTCTTTTCCTTACAAACCAGTCACAGCATGAAGGAAATTGTTGCTATTCTTAGCGGCTACGGAATCACCAATGAAGCCATCAACGATTACACACAAACCGAAATCAAAAAACTATTGGCAACCGCTTCTGACAAAATTTTGTTACTCATTGCAGACGATTTAAAAATTGACACCTCTAACTATGTCATTCTCAAAAAAGGCAAACCTACACAAAAGCCAAAAGAAGAATATCTAAAAAAAATATTCATCAGTCATTCTAGTAAAGACAAGGAAGTCGTAACGAGTTTCGTTCAGCTTTTAGAAGTCATTGGTATACCATCTGAAAATATATTTTGTACTTCCTTAGAAGGATATGGAACTACATTAGGAAATAATTTTATTGAAGAAATAGAAGCGCGTTTAGACGAAGATGTATTGGTGTTTTTTATGCTTTCAGATAACTTTTACAAATCGCCCATGTGTTTGATAGAAATGGGCGCGGCGTGGGCAAAAACCAAAAGTCAAATTTCAGTTGCCATTACACCATTTGATTTAGGAAAAATACAAGGAGTTTTCAAGCACTTTCAAGGCATTCAAATTGACAACGAATTGCATTACGATTTACTCAAAGAAACGCTAGAAACAAAATTTGGACTAGAGCCAAAACGTCCGCTTGTTTGGGCGCCAAAACGAAATATCTTTTTAAATATGATAAAACAACAAATTAAAAATTAA
- a CDS encoding response regulator transcription factor: protein MKQQKTLHIIIADDHQIVIDGLKSLLISNPHIKVVGEAGNGKEAIELIKKNKVDIAVLDISMPEINGVEAAKIIKKEHPEIKILILTMHDGSEFIHELIEIGANGYILKNRGMEEFVEALETIARGEEYIKGQVLNTLLEAVRKPKSKTVQFTKREKDVLRLIVDDHTTSEISAKLNIANSTVETHRRNLIEKTGVKSSLGLVRYAMENGHV, encoded by the coding sequence ATGAAACAACAAAAAACACTCCATATTATCATTGCAGACGATCATCAAATTGTAATTGACGGTTTAAAATCATTACTAATCTCCAATCCACATATAAAAGTAGTCGGAGAAGCAGGAAATGGAAAGGAAGCAATAGAATTGATCAAAAAAAACAAGGTTGATATCGCTGTGTTGGATATCAGCATGCCAGAAATTAATGGCGTAGAAGCAGCAAAAATCATCAAAAAAGAACATCCTGAAATAAAAATCTTGATTTTAACAATGCACGACGGAAGTGAATTTATTCATGAATTAATTGAAATTGGTGCCAATGGTTACATTTTGAAAAATAGAGGCATGGAGGAGTTTGTAGAAGCGTTAGAAACCATTGCAAGAGGCGAAGAATATATCAAAGGGCAAGTATTAAATACCCTGTTGGAAGCTGTCCGCAAACCGAAGTCGAAAACGGTACAATTTACCAAGCGTGAAAAAGATGTACTGCGTTTAATTGTAGACGATCATACGACTTCTGAAATTTCTGCCAAACTTAATATTGCCAACAGTACGGTAGAAACACATCGTAGAAATTTAATAGAAAAAACAGGGGTAAAAAGCTCGTTAGGATTGGTGCGGTATGCCATGGAAAACGGACATGTGTGA
- a CDS encoding caspase family protein: protein MRRALLVGINHYQKSPLKGCIPDAERMLEVISRHENGDPNFDCKLLISNPDTCTITIPRLKNKIYDLFNHEADVAFFFFAGHGASTHLGSYLVTEDAEKHNEGVSLSEVVNMANNSKATEVIIILDCCHSGGIGNFAELGDRKVILREGVSLLTASRDTQYSMERGGFGVFTTIIYDALKGGAADILGKVNVARMYNYVDIMLDSWKQRPIFKSHVSKMIPLRNCTPKIASETLRKLPKYFNDDKKGIQLSADYILGEEAQNGLANVMSDLRQYHANGLLLPTDAKSLDEAAKNGSSCVLTPLGIYYKELAKTNRI, encoded by the coding sequence ATGAGAAGAGCTTTACTTGTAGGAATTAATCATTATCAAAAAAGTCCATTAAAAGGCTGTATTCCTGACGCAGAACGCATGCTTGAAGTCATTTCGAGACATGAAAATGGCGATCCAAATTTTGACTGTAAGTTATTAATTTCCAATCCCGATACGTGTACAATTACAATTCCACGATTAAAAAATAAAATTTACGACTTATTCAATCACGAAGCAGATGTAGCCTTCTTTTTCTTTGCAGGGCACGGCGCATCTACACATTTAGGAAGTTATTTGGTAACGGAAGATGCCGAAAAACATAATGAAGGTGTTAGCTTGAGTGAAGTGGTGAATATGGCAAACAATTCCAAAGCAACCGAAGTTATCATCATTCTTGATTGTTGTCACAGCGGCGGCATTGGAAACTTTGCAGAACTCGGCGATCGAAAAGTAATCTTACGAGAAGGCGTTTCGTTACTTACGGCGAGTAGAGATACACAATATTCTATGGAGCGCGGAGGATTTGGCGTATTTACAACCATTATTTACGATGCATTAAAAGGTGGCGCGGCAGATATACTAGGAAAAGTAAATGTTGCCAGAATGTACAACTATGTAGATATCATGTTAGATTCATGGAAACAGCGTCCTATATTCAAATCGCATGTGTCCAAAATGATTCCGTTGCGAAACTGTACTCCAAAAATCGCATCGGAAACACTTCGAAAGCTGCCGAAATACTTCAATGATGATAAAAAGGGAATTCAGCTTTCTGCTGATTATATACTGGGAGAAGAAGCTCAAAACGGTCTAGCTAATGTCATGTCCGATCTACGACAATACCACGCCAATGGTTTATTACTTCCCACAGATGCAAAATCCTTAGATGAAGCAGCTAAAAATGGGAGTTCGTGCGTACTGACACCACTTGGAATTTATTACAAGGAATTAGCTAAAACGAACAGAATATGA
- a CDS encoding amidohydrolase family protein codes for MKKIVFLLFFCATFSVAQDDSINIESKKLNSNNETILIENIHVIDVISGKEKVQSVLIRDQKIVEIKKQISTDEANLVKVDGTEKWLLPGLIDGHVHLFQSGSLYTRPDAFDLREYRPYEEERSWLRKNAPDLLKRYLQCGITTIIDVGGPMYNYEIRDRYNDKTAFPNVYLTGPLISTYQPKAFDIEDSPIIKASSVAEAVQQVRDQLPYKPDFIKIWYINNGDAELNYKIVKATIAESHKHKLKVAVHATDLETAKRTLKAKADILVHSVSEPIDDAFVNAIKKSNVSYIPTLMVSDQYVEAFAQEISFTNEELRYSNPFPIKSFQDYKHLDNDELFDRYKKYAVRRKKSAAADDAIEAANLKLLQKHNINIATGTDAGNIGTLHATSYQREVELMKEAGLTNLEVIQASTINAAKILDKQDEIGSIEVSKMADLIILDANPLQDLKALQKITHVVKAGSIYKREDILQETPENIVQRQVNAYNTGNYEAFFENFSDDVEIYSFPDKLDIKGIENYKKKFTGMFERNPNLHCQIVSRTTLSNTVIDHERVKFSEGNYTEVIAIYKIENGKIAKVYFIRD; via the coding sequence ATGAAAAAAATTGTTTTCTTATTGTTTTTTTGTGCGACTTTTAGCGTTGCGCAAGACGATAGCATCAATATTGAAAGTAAAAAACTCAATTCCAACAACGAAACCATTCTTATTGAAAACATCCACGTAATTGATGTGATTTCTGGTAAAGAAAAAGTACAAAGCGTATTAATTCGCGATCAGAAAATTGTAGAAATCAAAAAGCAAATTTCTACTGACGAAGCTAACCTTGTAAAAGTTGACGGAACCGAAAAATGGCTACTTCCAGGATTGATTGATGGGCATGTACATCTGTTTCAATCAGGAAGTTTGTATACACGTCCCGATGCATTTGATTTACGCGAATACAGACCGTATGAAGAAGAACGCAGTTGGCTTCGTAAAAACGCGCCTGACTTGTTAAAACGCTACTTACAATGCGGAATTACGACTATTATTGATGTTGGTGGACCGATGTATAATTATGAAATTCGAGATCGCTATAACGATAAAACTGCCTTTCCAAACGTATACTTGACAGGACCTTTAATTTCAACCTATCAACCAAAGGCCTTTGACATTGAAGACAGTCCAATTATCAAAGCAAGTTCGGTTGCAGAAGCGGTGCAACAAGTGCGCGATCAATTGCCGTACAAACCCGATTTTATTAAAATTTGGTACATCAATAATGGAGATGCCGAATTGAATTATAAAATTGTGAAAGCAACCATTGCGGAAAGTCACAAACACAAGTTGAAAGTAGCCGTACACGCCACCGATTTAGAAACTGCCAAACGCACATTGAAAGCCAAAGCGGATATTTTGGTACACAGCGTAAGCGAACCGATAGATGATGCTTTTGTAAACGCTATTAAAAAATCGAATGTCAGCTATATTCCTACATTGATGGTGAGTGATCAATATGTGGAAGCGTTTGCACAAGAAATTTCTTTTACGAATGAAGAATTACGCTATTCGAATCCGTTTCCTATCAAAAGTTTTCAAGATTATAAACATTTAGACAACGACGAATTATTTGATCGTTATAAAAAGTATGCTGTTAGAAGGAAAAAATCTGCTGCAGCTGATGATGCTATAGAAGCGGCTAACTTAAAATTATTACAAAAACACAACATTAATATTGCTACAGGAACCGATGCAGGAAATATCGGAACCTTACATGCAACTTCCTATCAAAGAGAAGTAGAATTGATGAAAGAAGCTGGTTTGACAAACTTGGAAGTGATACAAGCATCCACAATAAACGCAGCGAAAATCTTAGATAAGCAAGATGAAATTGGAAGCATTGAAGTTTCAAAAATGGCAGATTTGATCATTTTAGACGCCAATCCTTTGCAAGATTTAAAAGCCTTACAAAAAATTACACATGTTGTAAAAGCAGGAAGCATCTATAAAAGAGAGGATATTTTACAAGAAACACCTGAAAATATCGTCCAAAGACAGGTAAATGCGTATAATACTGGGAATTACGAAGCTTTCTTTGAAAATTTTAGTGATGATGTGGAAATTTATTCATTTCCAGATAAACTAGATATTAAAGGCATAGAAAACTACAAAAAAAAGTTTACAGGAATGTTTGAGCGGAATCCCAATCTTCATTGCCAAATTGTAAGCAGAACTACTTTATCAAATACTGTCATAGATCACGAACGCGTGAAATTTTCAGAAGGAAACTACACCGAAGTCATTGCCATTTATAAAATTGAAAATGGCAAAATCGCAAAAGTGTACTTTATTAGAGATTAA
- a CDS encoding AAA family ATPase: MEKQPTFPIKNTELQILREEASSFIKSVQWEQGYKARNRDGNKEQEDILLYLSKANGNAGANAISISKTILSLKKRLLPDSVALPLSLNETLFQLQEAIAIGLWIRDSYYDASGLSILHEKRAGLSQGQRKEYESKQQTATAFMVFSLAYYVVSKLKEKASEDNTVMHNKFAGIPEVSFLTPTKGISCQLFYYDKYMNHPNLINSEQDVIDFTVMYFEAYLDEIMQRKGALDHTDVITDRTYQLEDSEFSIAGWETIFTGSATSVEFNPIRFEQIVGNKDAKHFAKRLVERLMSYDIKTKRNPFQELGGFMPVFMGYGIPGTGKSMLIAAIATMLKERCDHLDIPFLFHPMPDTVVSTFQGGSAEKMVQWMKPMQDPSRLIFAPIDDAENNLQERTAQGVSAGVKEVISVFLRYTEGAYAVNHGNSSIGLFTNLPEQLDKAVISRIQGRFKIDGARTEADFLDQDYIWWSKIEKTLSGFVSMKDHPTYKYLSDQTLANSAGEILGNITEPSEDKIKRIFNSTLEVNSLNDHVFYSDLYGAVQKEFPFFSSRDIRNIQSAISLRLTDFNLEDDWFENPELYFQKEYDTKLGMLKELMKSNMKGLDFAEIRKQEVIRYLDNVATIADTDFSRKVDQQIMQIKIAAEARDRFEEGIK, from the coding sequence ATGGAGAAACAACCGACTTTTCCTATCAAAAACACGGAATTACAAATCTTACGAGAAGAAGCTTCTTCGTTCATCAAATCTGTACAATGGGAACAAGGATACAAAGCGCGTAATAGGGACGGAAATAAAGAGCAGGAAGATATTTTACTATACCTTTCCAAAGCAAATGGCAATGCAGGCGCAAACGCCATTTCGATCTCAAAAACTATTTTAAGTCTCAAAAAACGCCTGTTACCAGATTCTGTTGCCTTACCGCTTTCGCTCAATGAAACCTTATTTCAGTTGCAAGAAGCCATTGCCATTGGATTGTGGATTCGCGATAGTTATTACGACGCGTCTGGCTTGTCAATTCTTCATGAAAAACGTGCGGGACTTTCGCAAGGACAACGCAAAGAATACGAATCCAAACAGCAAACAGCAACCGCTTTTATGGTATTCAGTTTGGCGTATTATGTGGTTTCCAAACTTAAAGAAAAAGCGTCGGAAGATAATACTGTGATGCATAACAAATTTGCAGGCATTCCTGAAGTTTCGTTTTTAACACCGACTAAGGGAATTTCATGTCAGTTATTTTACTATGACAAGTATATGAATCATCCAAATTTGATCAACTCTGAACAAGACGTGATTGACTTTACCGTGATGTATTTTGAAGCGTATTTGGACGAAATTATGCAGCGAAAAGGCGCACTCGATCATACAGATGTAATAACAGATAGAACCTATCAATTGGAAGATTCTGAATTTTCTATTGCAGGTTGGGAAACGATTTTTACAGGAAGTGCCACGAGTGTGGAATTCAATCCAATCCGTTTTGAGCAAATTGTCGGAAACAAAGACGCCAAGCATTTTGCCAAGCGTTTGGTAGAACGTTTGATGAGTTACGATATCAAAACCAAACGAAATCCGTTTCAAGAACTCGGAGGTTTTATGCCTGTATTTATGGGCTACGGAATTCCAGGAACAGGAAAAAGTATGTTGATTGCTGCCATTGCTACGATGCTGAAAGAACGTTGCGATCATTTGGACATTCCATTTTTATTTCATCCAATGCCAGATACCGTAGTTTCTACCTTTCAAGGTGGATCTGCCGAAAAAATGGTACAATGGATGAAACCGATGCAAGATCCGTCACGATTGATTTTTGCCCCAATTGACGATGCTGAAAACAATTTACAAGAACGAACTGCGCAAGGAGTTTCTGCTGGTGTCAAAGAAGTAATTAGTGTGTTTTTACGGTACACGGAAGGTGCATACGCGGTAAATCACGGAAACAGTTCTATTGGTTTATTTACGAATTTGCCCGAACAATTGGACAAGGCCGTAATTTCCAGAATTCAAGGACGTTTTAAAATTGATGGTGCGCGCACAGAAGCCGATTTCTTAGATCAAGATTATATTTGGTGGTCTAAAATTGAAAAAACCTTGTCTGGATTTGTTTCTATGAAAGATCATCCAACATACAAATATTTAAGTGATCAAACTTTAGCAAATAGCGCTGGTGAAATTTTAGGAAATATTACGGAACCTAGTGAGGATAAAATTAAAAGAATCTTCAACAGTACTCTGGAAGTCAACTCTTTAAACGATCATGTTTTTTATTCAGATTTATATGGTGCTGTTCAAAAAGAATTTCCGTTTTTCTCGTCGAGAGACATTCGAAACATTCAAAGTGCGATTTCATTACGTTTGACAGATTTTAACTTGGAGGACGATTGGTTTGAAAATCCAGAATTGTATTTCCAAAAAGAGTACGACACCAAACTCGGCATGTTGAAAGAGTTGATGAAATCGAATATGAAAGGGTTAGATTTTGCTGAAATTAGAAAGCAAGAAGTCATTCGCTACTTGGACAATGTTGCTACGATTGCTGATACAGACTTCTCCCGAAAGGTAGACCAACAAATTATGCAAATTAAGATTGCTGCTGAAGCGCGCGATCGTTTTGAGGAAGGAATAAAATAA
- a CDS encoding microtubule-binding protein — protein sequence MADDFDLLETSGAEQKQTTNDKVDWGKAIDQMKSKLSQEDSPEVRQKILNATLDNVVDMAEKDRTSLLDAIRDLTDYQDEVGIIFERFSTLNDDEQRVIDDAQKELEKAKVEYQDALDKADTWWNNLWGRKSRIKREKTELDQAQKDRKFADSKAKEMFQKRIESSDTETLLKELSFKSQAAVKRLKDREVEIKEVEDKLQVAIVEASKNHTKALEKKEETEAELEEQKALLSQARQALEEIVDKQSPEYSEALAKITQLEQKVEELDGLRTAYITLAASKDSFVHKHNLTIKVLTSLRSNLQTHRAKLKSDTEERVRYYDGYVVALKARTDQEFAAILEHLGIKTDEKIGETLAAMYTASSKARQDMMENIPVHEKVMKGIYSSYAESLQEIREKDVEIRKNFADRYGIDMKELFEEYYKNNENPSTGDAGGNDNAGDSTGVGNGAPANDGGSDDLLG from the coding sequence ATGGCTGACGATTTTGATTTATTAGAAACTTCTGGAGCAGAACAAAAACAAACGACAAACGACAAAGTAGATTGGGGAAAAGCAATTGACCAAATGAAGTCTAAACTTTCTCAAGAAGATAGTCCTGAAGTACGCCAAAAAATATTAAATGCAACGTTAGATAACGTGGTAGATATGGCGGAAAAAGATCGTACTTCACTTTTAGATGCCATTAGAGATTTAACCGATTATCAAGATGAAGTCGGAATTATTTTTGAGCGTTTTTCTACCTTAAATGATGATGAACAACGCGTGATCGATGATGCACAGAAAGAATTGGAAAAAGCAAAAGTGGAATACCAAGATGCGCTAGACAAAGCAGATACGTGGTGGAATAATCTTTGGGGACGAAAATCTCGCATAAAACGTGAAAAAACCGAACTAGATCAAGCGCAAAAAGATCGAAAATTTGCAGATTCTAAAGCGAAAGAAATGTTTCAAAAACGTATTGAAAGTTCCGATACAGAAACCTTATTAAAAGAACTTTCGTTTAAAAGTCAAGCTGCGGTAAAACGTTTGAAAGATCGTGAAGTAGAAATCAAAGAAGTAGAAGACAAACTACAAGTTGCCATTGTAGAAGCGAGCAAAAATCACACGAAAGCCTTAGAGAAAAAAGAGGAAACGGAAGCTGAACTCGAAGAACAAAAAGCATTGTTGAGTCAGGCGCGACAAGCCTTAGAAGAAATTGTAGACAAACAATCTCCTGAATACTCAGAAGCTTTGGCTAAAATTACACAATTAGAGCAAAAAGTAGAAGAATTAGACGGTTTACGAACGGCTTACATTACGTTGGCAGCGAGTAAAGACAGTTTTGTTCACAAACATAACTTAACAATCAAAGTACTCACATCATTGCGTAGCAACTTACAAACGCACAGAGCCAAGTTAAAATCTGATACGGAAGAACGTGTTCGTTATTATGACGGTTATGTAGTGGCTTTAAAAGCACGAACCGATCAAGAATTTGCGGCGATTTTAGAACACTTAGGAATCAAAACGGATGAAAAAATCGGAGAAACATTGGCAGCAATGTATACGGCAAGTTCGAAAGCACGTCAAGATATGATGGAAAACATTCCAGTACACGAAAAAGTAATGAAAGGTATTTACAGCAGTTATGCCGAATCGTTGCAGGAAATTCGTGAAAAAGATGTGGAAATCCGCAAGAACTTTGCTGATCGCTACGGAATTGACATGAAAGAATTGTTCGAAGAATATTATAAAAACAACGAAAATCCATCTACAGGAGACGCTGGCGGAAACGACAATGCTGGTGATAGTACTGGTGTTGGAAACGGCGCACCTGCAAACGATGGTGGTTCTGATGACTTGTTAGGATAA